The Lycium barbarum isolate Lr01 chromosome 10, ASM1917538v2, whole genome shotgun sequence genome includes a region encoding these proteins:
- the LOC132615958 gene encoding D-aminoacyl-tRNA deacylase isoform X1: MVTLVVATTKDPASINPAKELLAMPGWQPGPTLDQRVRSFINGDVRVLEHDKGIVEEDDLDQRWEMCTGQHVDEVIFLSKHTAVSNRPALTIHPIGVPHLKEGDVPPQGGRPGWAAPPNPRMGPWMILLNKIAESHNLVPEFEITFEATHHGPVTTKPTMFIEIGSTEEYWKRQDAAQVVALVSFTLLVAALLLVWEGLGLGGGPPVGNWSSTSANSKVLLGIGGGHYVPRHTDVIKKDGCWVGQLLSGYSLPMEDPGPTKGKVSAQDIAGTWKHSIRAAYDATKAGFPGGDILAHLDQKSFKSWQKNAIIEFLGAQNIKIGKPGDFR, from the exons ATGGTGACTCTTGTGGTGGCAACAACAAAAGATCCAGCATCAATTAATCCAGCAAAGGAGTTATTAGCTATGCCAGGTTGGCAACCTGGGCCCACATTAGATCAACGTGTCAGAAGTTTTATTAACGGAGATGTGAGAGTGTTGGAACATGACAAAGGCATTGTGGAAGAAGATGATTTAGATCAACGGTGGGAGATGTGTACAGGTCAGCATGTTGATGAGGTTATATTTCTTAGTAAACATACTGCTGTATCCAACCGACCTGCTCTCACCATACACCCCATTG GGGTGCCACATTTGAAAGAGGGGGATGTTCCGCCACAAGGAGGGAGGCCAGGGTGGGCAGCACCACCAAATCCAAGGATGGGGCCGTGGATGATTCTTTTGAATAAAATTGCTGAATCTCATAATCTCGTTCCTGAATTTGAG ATTACTTTTGAAGCTACTCATCATGGACCTGTGACAACTAAGCCAACAATGTTCATCGAGATAG GTAGCACTGAGGAGTACTGGAAGAGACAGGATGCTGCTCAAGTTGTTGCTCTAGTGAGTTTTACTTTGTTAGTGGCTGCTTTACTG TTAGTCTGGGAAGGACTTGGACTTGGAGGAGGTCCTCCTGTTGGAAACTGGAGCAG TACATCTGCAAATAGCAAAGTCCTCCTAGGGATTGGTGGAGGACATTATGTGCCACGACATACGGATGTGATAAA GAAGGATGGTTGTTGGGTGGGCCAACTCCTCTCCGGTTACTCCTTGCCAATGGAAGATCCTGGCCCAACAAAAGGTAAAGTAAGTGCACAAGATATTGCTGGAACTTGGAAACATTCAATTAGAGCAGCATATGATGCTACCAAAGCAGGTTTTCCTGGTGGAGATATTCTGGCACATCTTGATCAGAA GAGTTTCAAGAGTTGGCAGAAGAATGCGATTATTGAATTCCTAGGTGCACAGAACATTAAAATTGGCAAGCCTGGTGACTTCCGCTGA
- the LOC132615958 gene encoding D-aminoacyl-tRNA deacylase isoform X2, with amino-acid sequence MVTLVVATTKDPASINPAKELLAMPGWQPGPTLDQRVRSFINGDVRVLEHDKGIVEEDDLDQRWEMCTGQHVDEVIFLSKHTAVSNRPALTIHPIGVPHLKEGDVPPQGGRPGWAAPPNPRMGPWMILLNKIAESHNLVPEFEITFEATHHGPVTTKPTMFIEIGSTEEYWKRQDAAQVVALLVWEGLGLGGGPPVGNWSSTSANSKVLLGIGGGHYVPRHTDVIKKDGCWVGQLLSGYSLPMEDPGPTKGKVSAQDIAGTWKHSIRAAYDATKAGFPGGDILAHLDQKSFKSWQKNAIIEFLGAQNIKIGKPGDFR; translated from the exons ATGGTGACTCTTGTGGTGGCAACAACAAAAGATCCAGCATCAATTAATCCAGCAAAGGAGTTATTAGCTATGCCAGGTTGGCAACCTGGGCCCACATTAGATCAACGTGTCAGAAGTTTTATTAACGGAGATGTGAGAGTGTTGGAACATGACAAAGGCATTGTGGAAGAAGATGATTTAGATCAACGGTGGGAGATGTGTACAGGTCAGCATGTTGATGAGGTTATATTTCTTAGTAAACATACTGCTGTATCCAACCGACCTGCTCTCACCATACACCCCATTG GGGTGCCACATTTGAAAGAGGGGGATGTTCCGCCACAAGGAGGGAGGCCAGGGTGGGCAGCACCACCAAATCCAAGGATGGGGCCGTGGATGATTCTTTTGAATAAAATTGCTGAATCTCATAATCTCGTTCCTGAATTTGAG ATTACTTTTGAAGCTACTCATCATGGACCTGTGACAACTAAGCCAACAATGTTCATCGAGATAG GTAGCACTGAGGAGTACTGGAAGAGACAGGATGCTGCTCAAGTTGTTGCTCTA TTAGTCTGGGAAGGACTTGGACTTGGAGGAGGTCCTCCTGTTGGAAACTGGAGCAG TACATCTGCAAATAGCAAAGTCCTCCTAGGGATTGGTGGAGGACATTATGTGCCACGACATACGGATGTGATAAA GAAGGATGGTTGTTGGGTGGGCCAACTCCTCTCCGGTTACTCCTTGCCAATGGAAGATCCTGGCCCAACAAAAGGTAAAGTAAGTGCACAAGATATTGCTGGAACTTGGAAACATTCAATTAGAGCAGCATATGATGCTACCAAAGCAGGTTTTCCTGGTGGAGATATTCTGGCACATCTTGATCAGAA GAGTTTCAAGAGTTGGCAGAAGAATGCGATTATTGAATTCCTAGGTGCACAGAACATTAAAATTGGCAAGCCTGGTGACTTCCGCTGA